One window of the Nitrospinota bacterium genome contains the following:
- a CDS encoding TIGR02300 family protein produces MVKPEWGTRRICYKCATRFYDLLKEPPICPKCAADQTKAPVKHSSSSPARKIKAAVPEEDTDEPTTLPGESEEIEEIGLDELEEEELPEDDA; encoded by the coding sequence ATGGTTAAACCGGAATGGGGAACGCGCCGTATCTGCTACAAGTGCGCCACGCGCTTCTATGATCTTTTGAAAGAACCGCCCATATGCCCGAAGTGCGCCGCCGACCAGACCAAAGCGCCGGTCAAGCACTCATCCTCCTCCCCCGCACGCAAAATAAAAGCGGCCGTGCCGGAAGAGGATACGGATGAACCGACGACGCTGCCGGGGGAATCCGAAGAGATCGAGGAAATCGGCCTGGACGAATTGGAAGAGGAAGAGCTGCCCGAAGACGATGCGTGA
- the guaA gene encoding glutamine-hydrolyzing GMP synthase, translating into MKPDAGHNEKILVLDFGSQYTQLIARRVRENGVYCEILPCTVKMADIKKFGPKGIVLSGSPFSVHQKGAPKIPAGVLDMGVPVLGICYGLQAITRAMGGKVAKSDKREYGPATLMVDETIGIFAGLSRDEEVWMSHGDRIEAMPRHFHRIAHTINSPVAAMKHDTRPIFALQFHPEVAHTPMGTKMLVNFVKGICGCSGAWNMRSFLESAVEDIRAKVGKDKVILGISGGVDSTVAAALVHRAIGDQLTCLFIDNGLMRKDEAKKVLQGFRANLHIKVQFADSSKLFLAALKKVIDPEKKRKVIGHKFIDVFRKEARKIGKVKYLAQGTLYPDVIESVSFRGPSVVIKSHHNVGGLPKVMKLKLLEPLRELFKDEVRLLGQELGVDESFIHRQPFPGPGLAIRIIGAVTPERLKVLREADHIIVEEIKNAGLYREVWQSFGVLLPVKSVGVMGDERTYENVLAVRAVTSRDGMTADWARLPEKLLAAISSRIINEVKGINRVVYDISSKPPATIEWE; encoded by the coding sequence ATGAAACCTGACGCCGGCCACAACGAAAAGATACTGGTGCTCGACTTCGGGTCGCAGTACACGCAGCTCATCGCCCGCCGTGTGCGCGAAAACGGCGTCTACTGCGAGATACTCCCCTGCACCGTCAAAATGGCGGACATCAAAAAATTCGGCCCCAAGGGAATCGTCCTTTCCGGCTCTCCTTTCTCGGTGCATCAGAAAGGGGCGCCCAAAATTCCGGCGGGTGTGCTGGATATGGGCGTACCGGTGCTGGGCATCTGTTACGGCTTGCAGGCGATCACCCGCGCGATGGGCGGTAAGGTGGCAAAATCGGACAAACGCGAATACGGCCCCGCCACACTGATGGTGGACGAGACCATCGGCATCTTCGCCGGGCTTTCGCGTGACGAAGAGGTCTGGATGAGTCACGGCGACCGCATTGAGGCGATGCCCAGACATTTCCACCGCATCGCGCACACCATCAACAGCCCGGTGGCGGCGATGAAACACGACACCCGCCCCATCTTCGCGCTGCAATTCCATCCTGAAGTGGCCCACACGCCGATGGGAACCAAGATGCTGGTGAATTTCGTAAAAGGTATCTGCGGCTGCTCCGGCGCGTGGAACATGCGCTCGTTCCTTGAAAGCGCGGTGGAGGATATCCGCGCCAAGGTGGGCAAGGACAAGGTGATCCTCGGCATTTCCGGCGGCGTTGATTCCACCGTTGCCGCCGCCTTGGTGCATCGCGCCATCGGCGACCAACTCACCTGCCTCTTCATCGATAACGGCCTGATGCGCAAGGACGAGGCAAAAAAAGTGTTGCAAGGCTTCCGCGCCAACCTGCACATCAAGGTGCAGTTTGCCGATTCGTCGAAACTCTTCCTCGCGGCGCTGAAAAAAGTGATCGACCCCGAAAAAAAACGCAAGGTAATCGGCCACAAGTTCATCGACGTCTTCCGCAAAGAGGCCCGCAAGATCGGCAAGGTGAAATACCTGGCGCAGGGGACGCTCTACCCGGACGTTATCGAATCGGTCAGCTTCCGCGGCCCGTCGGTGGTGATCAAAAGCCACCACAACGTCGGCGGCCTGCCGAAAGTGATGAAGCTGAAGCTATTGGAGCCGTTGCGGGAACTGTTCAAGGACGAAGTCCGCCTGCTCGGCCAGGAACTGGGCGTGGACGAATCGTTTATCCACCGTCAGCCGTTCCCCGGGCCGGGGCTGGCCATCCGCATCATCGGCGCCGTGACCCCCGAACGGCTGAAGGTGCTGCGCGAAGCGGATCATATCATCGTGGAGGAGATCAAAAACGCGGGACTCTACCGCGAGGTTTGGCAATCCTTCGGCGTGCTGCTGCCGGTGAAATCGGTCGGCGTGATGGGGGACGAACGGACCTACGAGAACGTGCTGGCCGTGCGCGCCGTCACCAGCCGCGACGGCATGACGGCCGACTGGGCCCGCCTGCCGGAAAAACTGCTGGCGGCCATATCGAGCCGCATCATTAATGAAGTGAAGGGTATCAACCGGGTGGTGTACGACATATCGTCCAAGCCCCCCGCAACAATCGAATGGGAATAA
- the guaB gene encoding IMP dehydrogenase, which yields MLDHPLKEYLTFDDVLLLPGRSTVLPKDVKVATRLTKTLLLNTPLISAPMDTVTSSRLAIALAQEGGIGIIHKNFKIPRQAEEVERVKRYSSGMIVDPITLSPKQTIREALEVIKKHNISGIPIIEGGKAVGILTNRDLRFETRMNALIEEVMTKHDKLVTTPIGTTLDRAKELLHRHRIEKLLVVDAAGHLKGLITIKDIEKSIAYPNSAKDEAGHLLVGAAVGVGPDRDERAAALVKAGVDVIVIDTAHGHSEGVLRSVAAIKKQYPKLPVIAGNIATAEAARDLIAVGADALKVGIGPGSICTTRVVSGVGVPQITAVAEVFGEAKKTDTPVISDGGIKYSGDVVKAIAAGADTIMIGSLFAGTEESPGEKILFQGRAYKEYRGMGSIGAMQEGSADRYFQDMEFTETKLVPEGVEGRVPYKGALSFIVHQLIGGLRAGMGYVGAADLKELKEKSRFLKITSSGLRESHVHDVIITKEAPNYRVD from the coding sequence ATGCTTGACCATCCCTTAAAAGAGTACCTCACATTCGACGACGTGCTTCTGCTGCCCGGCAGGTCCACCGTGCTGCCGAAAGACGTAAAGGTTGCGACCCGCCTCACCAAAACGCTCTTGCTCAACACGCCGCTCATCTCCGCGCCGATGGACACGGTCACCAGTTCGCGCCTCGCCATCGCGTTGGCGCAGGAAGGGGGCATCGGCATCATCCACAAGAACTTCAAAATCCCCCGTCAGGCGGAGGAAGTGGAGCGGGTGAAGCGCTACTCCAGCGGCATGATCGTCGATCCGATCACCCTTTCCCCCAAGCAAACCATCAGGGAAGCCTTGGAGGTCATAAAAAAGCACAACATCAGCGGCATCCCGATCATTGAAGGGGGCAAAGCGGTCGGCATTTTAACCAACCGTGACCTCCGCTTCGAGACACGGATGAACGCCCTTATAGAAGAAGTGATGACCAAGCACGATAAGCTGGTCACCACCCCCATCGGCACCACGCTGGACAGGGCCAAGGAACTGCTGCACAGGCACCGCATCGAAAAACTGCTGGTGGTGGATGCCGCCGGACACCTCAAGGGGCTGATCACCATCAAGGACATTGAAAAATCCATCGCCTATCCGAACTCCGCCAAGGACGAAGCGGGCCATCTCCTCGTGGGGGCCGCCGTCGGCGTGGGGCCGGACCGCGACGAGCGGGCCGCCGCGTTGGTGAAGGCGGGGGTGGACGTGATCGTCATCGATACCGCGCACGGCCACTCCGAAGGGGTGCTCCGCTCGGTGGCGGCGATCAAGAAGCAGTACCCCAAGCTGCCGGTGATCGCCGGCAACATAGCCACCGCCGAGGCCGCGCGCGACCTCATTGCCGTCGGGGCGGACGCGCTGAAGGTCGGCATCGGGCCGGGCAGCATCTGCACCACCCGCGTGGTATCGGGCGTCGGCGTGCCGCAGATCACCGCCGTGGCCGAAGTATTTGGCGAAGCGAAAAAAACCGACACCCCCGTCATCTCGGATGGCGGCATCAAATACAGCGGCGACGTGGTGAAAGCCATCGCGGCGGGGGCCGATACCATCATGATCGGCTCGCTCTTCGCCGGCACGGAAGAAAGCCCCGGCGAGAAAATCCTCTTCCAGGGGCGCGCCTACAAGGAATATCGCGGCATGGGCAGCATCGGCGCCATGCAGGAAGGGAGCGCCGACCGCTACTTCCAGGATATGGAATTCACCGAGACCAAGCTCGTCCCCGAAGGGGTCGAAGGCCGCGTGCCGTACAAAGGGGCGCTCTCGTTCATCGTGCATCAGCTCATCGGCGGCCTGCGCGCCGGCATGGGCTATGTGGGCGCGGCGGACTTGAAGGAACTCAAAGAAAAATCCCGCTTCCTCAAGATCACCAGCAGCGGCCTGCGCGAAAGCCATGTGCATGACGTGATCATCACCAAGGAAGCGCCCAATTACCGGGTGGACTGA
- a CDS encoding tetratricopeptide repeat protein, whose amino-acid sequence MGVFDLLGTAKKAKQKLDEGISRLDKKEAGEALACFEEAVKLDPKNAECWFQRGAAKAALMKREDAIKDFSEAIKLDPAHARAFGNRGFMKVQLGRFSDAVADFNEAIRLKPDMAMAYYNLGSARFKMEQYEEAVQDYAQALKLHRQHPGIWYASGKAKEALGKKEEAAADFSEAIKLDPKNHKAYFRRGTLLYGMGKLREALADLDKAVAMEPKYPWAYYHRGNARARVGLKEESIQDYDEAIRLLPKNAMAYYNRGNSRFALKRYKDAIDDYNKALKLDSTLTVAYYSRSTARILAGERDKAVKDLDIFVQMSENSVGGSQRMRDEALRYLEALKKSETGEIKMPDPSETTVRMEAIKDEEAFKAMDKKLADGIKEQKFEAILFIDICKSTNLIDSYGELHYFQKVQAAVDKPLNELKKRHACLFEKSTGDGYMLTFNDCASAMNLAVSLMQAVELHNAALEDQSQRVDLRIGIDCGQVIVKELDNDRIGDAANVAKRIEGLMQDAFVEFAEGSKETFREKNRVFCSAKVMTMLGDAPHIKHTEVGWSELKGKVGVRYQIHEVLWEKSQPGSGAHTLSSTVLKVH is encoded by the coding sequence ATGGGAGTGTTTGATCTTTTAGGGACGGCCAAAAAAGCCAAGCAAAAGCTGGACGAAGGCATCTCCCGGCTTGATAAAAAAGAGGCGGGGGAAGCGCTCGCCTGCTTTGAAGAGGCGGTCAAACTCGACCCGAAAAACGCCGAATGCTGGTTCCAGCGCGGCGCGGCCAAAGCGGCGCTGATGAAAAGGGAAGACGCCATCAAGGATTTTTCCGAGGCGATAAAACTCGACCCCGCCCATGCGCGCGCCTTTGGCAACCGCGGGTTCATGAAAGTGCAGTTGGGCCGCTTTTCCGACGCGGTGGCCGATTTCAACGAGGCGATACGCCTGAAACCCGACATGGCGATGGCCTATTACAACCTCGGCTCCGCCCGCTTCAAAATGGAGCAATATGAGGAAGCGGTGCAAGATTACGCCCAGGCGCTGAAACTCCACCGGCAACACCCCGGCATCTGGTACGCCAGCGGCAAGGCGAAAGAGGCGCTGGGCAAAAAAGAGGAAGCCGCCGCCGATTTCTCCGAGGCGATAAAGCTGGATCCCAAAAACCACAAAGCCTATTTCCGGCGCGGCACGCTGCTCTACGGCATGGGGAAGCTGCGCGAAGCGCTGGCCGACCTCGACAAGGCGGTGGCGATGGAGCCGAAGTATCCGTGGGCGTACTACCACCGCGGCAACGCCCGCGCCCGCGTGGGGCTGAAAGAAGAATCGATACAGGATTACGACGAGGCGATACGCCTGCTCCCCAAAAACGCGATGGCCTACTACAACCGGGGCAACAGCCGCTTCGCGCTGAAACGGTACAAAGACGCCATCGACGACTACAACAAGGCGCTGAAGCTGGACAGCACTCTCACGGTCGCCTATTACAGCCGGAGCACCGCCCGAATACTGGCCGGCGAGCGGGACAAGGCGGTCAAAGACCTCGACATCTTCGTGCAGATGAGCGAAAACAGCGTCGGCGGCTCGCAGCGGATGCGCGATGAGGCGCTGCGCTACCTTGAAGCGCTCAAAAAATCCGAGACCGGCGAGATCAAGATGCCCGATCCCTCCGAAACAACCGTCCGGATGGAGGCCATCAAGGACGAAGAAGCATTCAAGGCGATGGATAAAAAGCTGGCCGACGGCATCAAGGAACAAAAATTCGAGGCCATTCTGTTCATCGATATCTGCAAATCGACCAATCTCATCGACAGCTACGGCGAGCTGCACTACTTCCAAAAAGTGCAGGCGGCGGTGGACAAGCCGCTCAATGAACTGAAAAAACGGCACGCCTGCCTGTTTGAAAAAAGTACCGGCGACGGCTATATGCTCACGTTCAACGATTGCGCCAGCGCCATGAACCTGGCGGTCTCGCTCATGCAGGCGGTGGAACTGCACAACGCCGCGCTGGAAGACCAGTCCCAGCGCGTCGACCTCCGCATCGGCATCGACTGCGGACAGGTGATAGTGAAAGAACTGGATAACGACCGCATCGGCGACGCGGCGAACGTGGCAAAGCGGATCGAGGGACTGATGCAGGACGCCTTCGTGGAATTCGCCGAAGGGAGCAAAGAAACGTTCCGCGAAAAAAACCGCGTGTTCTGCAGCGCGAAGGTGATGACGATGCTGGGCGACGCGCCGCACATCAAGCACACCGAGGTCGGCTGGTCCGAACTGAAAGGAAAAGTCGGCGTCCGCTACCAGATACACGAAGTGCTGTGGGAAAAATCGCAGCCCGGCAGCGGCGCGCACACCCTCTCCTCCACCGTCCTGAAGGTGCATTAA
- a CDS encoding TrpB-like pyridoxal phosphate-dependent enzyme, translated as MRERKILLSEKDIPRRWYNAMADLPNPPAPPLHPGTKQPIGPDDLAPLFPMPLIEQEVSAQRWIDIPEEVLDVLSLWRPTPLYRAYNLEKALGTPAKIFYKYEGTSPSGSHKTNTSVAQVYYNKITGTKRIATETGAGQWGSALSFACNHFGLDCTIYMVKVSYDQKPYRRIMMETWGGKVFPSPSRETNAGRAALEKDPNNSGSLGLAISEAVEDAATHGDTKYSLGSVLNHVLLHQTVIGQETKKQLEMAGEKADVLIGSCGGGSNLGGLILPFLPDKLGGQKIRMVAVEPAACPTLTRGTFAYDFGDTAGLTPLVQMYTLGASFMPAGIHAGGLRYHGDSPLISRMAKDKLLEAVAYRQIEVFDAAALFARAEGIIPAPESAHAVKGAIDEAKRCTAEKKSETIVFNLSGHGHFDLAAYEAYLGKKLVDYALPDDVLAKSINAIPKV; from the coding sequence ATGAGAGAACGGAAAATTCTGCTTTCTGAAAAAGACATTCCGCGCCGTTGGTACAACGCCATGGCCGATTTGCCCAATCCCCCGGCGCCGCCATTGCATCCGGGCACGAAGCAGCCGATAGGCCCGGACGACCTCGCGCCGCTGTTTCCGATGCCGCTCATCGAGCAGGAAGTCAGCGCACAGCGGTGGATAGACATCCCCGAAGAGGTGCTGGACGTTCTTTCCCTCTGGCGCCCCACGCCGCTTTACCGCGCCTACAACCTGGAAAAAGCGCTCGGCACCCCGGCGAAAATATTTTATAAATACGAGGGGACTTCCCCCTCCGGCAGCCACAAGACGAACACCTCCGTGGCGCAGGTGTACTACAACAAGATCACCGGCACCAAGCGGATCGCAACGGAAACAGGCGCCGGGCAGTGGGGGAGCGCGCTCAGCTTTGCTTGCAACCACTTCGGCCTGGACTGCACCATTTACATGGTGAAGGTTTCCTACGATCAGAAGCCCTATCGCCGCATAATGATGGAAACGTGGGGCGGAAAAGTGTTCCCGTCCCCCAGCCGCGAAACGAACGCCGGGCGCGCCGCTTTGGAGAAAGATCCGAATAACAGCGGATCGCTCGGTCTCGCGATTTCCGAGGCGGTGGAAGACGCCGCAACGCATGGCGATACGAAGTACTCGCTTGGTTCGGTGCTGAACCACGTGCTGCTGCACCAGACCGTCATCGGGCAGGAGACCAAAAAACAGCTTGAAATGGCGGGGGAGAAGGCCGACGTGCTGATCGGCTCCTGCGGCGGCGGCAGCAACCTGGGCGGACTTATTCTGCCATTTCTGCCGGACAAGCTGGGCGGGCAAAAGATACGGATGGTGGCGGTGGAACCGGCCGCGTGCCCCACGCTCACCCGCGGCACGTTCGCCTACGACTTTGGCGATACGGCGGGCCTTACCCCGCTGGTGCAGATGTACACCCTTGGGGCATCGTTCATGCCCGCCGGCATCCACGCCGGCGGCTTGCGCTATCACGGCGATTCGCCGCTCATATCGAGAATGGCGAAGGACAAACTGCTGGAAGCGGTCGCCTACCGCCAGATTGAAGTGTTCGACGCGGCGGCGCTCTTCGCCCGCGCCGAAGGGATCATTCCGGCCCCCGAATCGGCCCACGCGGTGAAAGGGGCCATCGACGAAGCCAAGCGCTGCACCGCCGAAAAGAAATCCGAAACAATCGTGTTCAACCTTTCCGGGCACGGTCACTTCGACTTGGCGGCCTACGAAGCCTACCTGGGCAAGAAATTGGTTGATTACGCGCTGCCGGACGACGTTTTGGCGAAATCCATTAACGCAATACCGAAGGTATGA
- the trpB gene encoding tryptophan synthase subunit beta, producing MTHHTPLPDTRGYYGAFGGKFVIETLVPALEQLEAEYKKAHKDPRFRKELRHLSETFVGRETPLYYAHRLTKHLGGAKIYLKREDLNHTGAHKINNTIGQGLLTVRMKKKRVIAETGAGQHGVATATAAALLGLQCDVYMGVEDIERQKLNVYRMKMMGAAVIPVTSGSQTLKDALNEAMRDWIATVRDTHYIIGTVAGPHPFPMIVRDFQAVIGQEARRQIQKAEKRLPDVLVACVGGGSNAMGLFHPFYEDGKVKMVGVEAGGTGSKLGQHGASISRGSVGVLHGFKSYLLQNKNGQIAETHSISAGLDYPGVGPEHSFYAQSGRAEYVTISDAEAIEGFGLLSRLEGIMPALESAHAIAQVAKMAPKMKKNHIIVVCLSGRGDKDVERMAALTVNK from the coding sequence ATGACGCACCACACACCGTTGCCCGATACCCGCGGCTACTACGGCGCCTTTGGGGGAAAGTTCGTCATCGAGACGCTTGTCCCCGCTTTGGAGCAACTTGAGGCCGAATACAAAAAGGCGCATAAAGACCCGCGCTTCAGGAAGGAGTTGCGGCATCTCTCCGAAACATTCGTGGGGCGCGAAACGCCGCTTTATTATGCCCACCGGCTAACCAAACATTTGGGCGGGGCGAAGATATACCTCAAACGCGAGGACCTCAACCACACCGGCGCGCACAAGATCAATAACACCATCGGGCAGGGGTTGCTCACCGTCCGCATGAAGAAAAAGCGGGTGATTGCCGAGACCGGCGCGGGGCAGCATGGCGTCGCCACCGCCACGGCCGCCGCGTTGCTGGGGCTTCAGTGCGACGTCTACATGGGGGTGGAGGACATTGAGCGGCAAAAGCTCAACGTCTACCGCATGAAGATGATGGGGGCGGCCGTCATTCCCGTCACGTCCGGCAGCCAAACGCTTAAGGACGCGCTCAACGAGGCGATGCGTGATTGGATCGCCACCGTGCGGGATACGCACTACATCATCGGCACCGTGGCGGGGCCGCATCCGTTTCCGATGATCGTGCGCGATTTTCAGGCGGTGATAGGGCAGGAGGCCCGCCGCCAGATACAGAAGGCCGAAAAGCGGCTGCCGGACGTGTTGGTTGCCTGCGTGGGCGGGGGCAGCAACGCGATGGGCCTTTTCCATCCGTTTTACGAAGACGGAAAAGTGAAGATGGTCGGCGTGGAAGCGGGCGGCACCGGTTCAAAGCTGGGGCAGCATGGCGCATCCATTTCGCGCGGGAGCGTCGGCGTGCTCCACGGTTTCAAGAGCTATCTGCTGCAGAACAAAAACGGCCAGATCGCCGAAACTCATTCCATATCGGCGGGGCTGGATTATCCCGGCGTCGGGCCGGAGCACAGCTTCTACGCCCAGAGCGGGCGCGCCGAGTATGTCACGATCAGCGATGCGGAGGCCATCGAAGGATTTGGCCTTCTGAGCCGGCTGGAGGGGATCATGCCGGCGCTTGAATCGGCCCACGCCATCGCGCAGGTGGCCAAGATGGCCCCGAAGATGAAGAAAAACCATATTATCGTGGTCTGTCTTTCCGGCCGCGGCGACAAGGATGTGGAGCGCATGGCGGCCCTTACGGTGAACAAATGA
- a CDS encoding tryptophan synthase subunit alpha produces the protein MNRIEKKFAELKAAKRKALIVFVSAGDPNLGTTEQLVPALFAAGADIVEIGIPFSDPMADGPVIQASYVRALKKGTALGGILAMTKRIRPLCNGGIVYMSAFNLIFHHGVKAFARHAAQAGVDGVIIPDIIPEEGDEIVRELDKHGIAPILLSAPTSGPERIRKIAAHTRGFLYYISVTGITGKQKPSVESVKKQVLMIKRQTKLPVAVGFGISSPADAAAMAKVADGVIIGSAAVKILSEKGTREETVRRVCAFVRSVRRAMDA, from the coding sequence ATGAACAGGATTGAAAAAAAATTCGCGGAACTGAAAGCGGCCAAACGCAAGGCGCTTATCGTATTTGTTTCCGCCGGCGACCCGAATCTCGGCACGACAGAGCAACTGGTTCCGGCGCTTTTCGCGGCGGGGGCCGATATTGTGGAGATCGGCATTCCGTTTTCCGATCCGATGGCCGACGGCCCGGTGATACAGGCTTCCTATGTGCGGGCGCTGAAAAAGGGAACTGCGCTCGGCGGTATTTTGGCGATGACCAAACGCATCCGCCCCCTTTGCAACGGCGGTATCGTCTATATGTCCGCCTTCAACCTCATTTTCCATCATGGCGTCAAGGCGTTCGCGCGGCATGCCGCGCAGGCGGGAGTGGACGGCGTTATTATCCCGGACATCATTCCCGAAGAGGGGGATGAAATCGTGCGGGAGCTGGACAAGCACGGCATCGCCCCGATACTGCTTTCCGCCCCCACCAGCGGGCCGGAACGGATACGCAAGATAGCGGCGCATACGCGCGGCTTTCTGTATTACATTTCCGTTACCGGCATAACCGGCAAGCAGAAGCCATCGGTTGAAAGCGTGAAGAAGCAGGTGCTGATGATAAAGCGCCAGACCAAGCTGCCGGTTGCGGTCGGCTTCGGAATATCATCCCCGGCCGATGCCGCCGCGATGGCAAAGGTGGCGGATGGCGTTATTATCGGCAGCGCGGCGGTGAAGATTTTGTCGGAAAAGGGAACGCGTGAAGAGACGGTAAGGCGGGTCTGCGCGTTTGTCCGTTCGGTGCGCCGCGCGATGGACGCTTGA
- a CDS encoding flagellar protein FlaG, with product MVQGVSDKLDSLVASLVAGPPRPATDASVRASGAQPSPAAPTAGQPAVNVNDPEITAAADKVNQELRKQTNDKMSLAIDKDTNRIIVRYKDPQSGEVVRQFPAAAILEMVKRLDKLKGTMLDSQG from the coding sequence ATGGTTCAAGGTGTTTCAGACAAACTGGACAGCTTGGTCGCCAGTCTTGTGGCGGGCCCCCCAAGGCCCGCCACCGACGCCTCCGTGCGGGCATCCGGAGCGCAGCCATCGCCGGCCGCGCCCACGGCCGGACAACCGGCCGTGAATGTGAACGACCCGGAAATTACCGCCGCGGCGGACAAGGTGAACCAGGAACTGCGAAAACAGACGAACGATAAAATGAGCCTCGCCATCGACAAGGATACAAACCGCATCATTGTGCGGTACAAAGACCCGCAATCGGGTGAAGTGGTCCGCCAATTTCCGGCGGCCGCGATCCTTGAAATGGTAAAACGGCTCGACAAGCTAAAGGGAACGATGCTGGATTCCCAGGGTTGA
- a CDS encoding flagellin FliC, translating to MALRIYNNLFSTNAQRNLATNSANLGSSLEKLSSGMRINKAADDAAGLSISEGLRSQIRSLNQATRNANDGISLINTAEGALNEQSSILVRMRELASQAATGTVGSTERQTINREFQALKSEIDRIAAVTEFNGQKLVDGSLSSAATSSVTIQVGIRATSNDRLSLNTAVDLTAITTTGLAVQNTNTLTAQSALNSLATIDSAISKVTDGRGRLGAVQNRLVHTIANLSVSAENLTAAESQIRDADYATEISKFTRNQILVQASTAILAQANMVPQTVLQLLG from the coding sequence ATGGCTTTACGGATTTATAACAACTTATTTTCCACGAACGCCCAAAGAAACCTGGCGACGAACAGCGCAAACCTTGGTTCTTCGCTGGAAAAACTCTCTTCCGGTATGCGGATAAACAAGGCGGCGGACGACGCGGCCGGGTTATCCATATCTGAAGGGCTGCGGTCGCAGATCCGCTCGTTGAACCAGGCAACCCGCAACGCAAACGACGGCATCAGCCTCATCAACACGGCGGAAGGCGCGCTGAACGAACAGTCGTCCATTCTCGTCCGTATGCGCGAACTGGCCTCGCAGGCCGCCACCGGCACCGTCGGCAGCACCGAACGCCAAACTATCAACCGCGAATTCCAGGCTCTCAAGTCTGAAATCGACCGCATCGCGGCGGTGACGGAATTCAACGGCCAAAAACTGGTGGACGGATCGCTCAGCTCCGCCGCTACCAGCTCGGTGACCATCCAGGTCGGTATCCGCGCCACCAGCAACGACCGGCTCAGCCTGAACACCGCGGTCGACCTGACCGCCATCACCACCACCGGCCTGGCGGTGCAAAACACCAACACGCTGACCGCGCAATCCGCTTTGAACTCGCTGGCAACCATCGACAGCGCCATCAGCAAGGTGACGGACGGCCGCGGCCGCCTCGGCGCCGTGCAGAACCGCCTCGTGCATACCATCGCGAACCTCTCGGTGTCGGCCGAAAACCTGACCGCCGCCGAATCGCAGATCCGCGACGCGGACTACGCGACGGAAATCTCGAAGTTCACCCGGAACCAGATACTGGTGCAGGCTTCCACCGCGATTCTGGCGCAGGCGAACATGGTGCCGCAAACCGTGCTGCAGCTGCTTGGCTGA
- a CDS encoding flagellar hook basal-body protein — MKLPGVNAGLSGLQANANKVAVAANNIANMNTDAFRAQETVNQSLPSNQGVVTAAIRQVTQPGSPLYTGNPLDVAIQGEGFFQVRTPDGKNAYTRQGNFQPDNQGRLAVNGAAVRPEVKIPSGATNLNIQPDGSVMADVNGQQMLVGKLNVAKFNNPGGLQSIGNGLLAETAQSGAPASGSPGGGALGSLVPNSLESSNVDLATEIVNMMMAKQGYSANAKVVKNANDMAGTLLNIKT, encoded by the coding sequence ATGAAGCTGCCGGGTGTGAATGCTGGTTTAAGTGGTCTGCAGGCGAATGCGAACAAGGTGGCGGTTGCCGCCAATAACATCGCCAACATGAACACGGATGCGTTTCGCGCGCAAGAGACGGTAAATCAAAGCCTTCCTAGCAATCAAGGGGTGGTGACCGCCGCCATACGGCAGGTGACGCAGCCCGGCTCTCCTTTATATACCGGCAATCCGTTGGACGTGGCGATTCAAGGGGAAGGATTTTTCCAGGTTCGCACCCCTGATGGAAAGAATGCCTATACCCGGCAGGGGAACTTCCAGCCCGACAATCAGGGGCGGCTTGCGGTGAACGGAGCGGCGGTGCGGCCGGAAGTTAAAATTCCATCCGGCGCCACCAACCTGAACATCCAGCCGGACGGCAGCGTGATGGCCGATGTCAACGGCCAGCAGATGCTGGTGGGAAAACTGAATGTGGCGAAGTTCAATAATCCCGGCGGTTTGCAGTCCATCGGGAACGGGCTACTGGCGGAAACCGCCCAAAGCGGCGCTCCGGCCAGCGGTTCTCCCGGCGGCGGCGCGCTGGGGAGCCTTGTGCCGAATTCTTTGGAAAGCTCTAACGTCGATCTGGCGACCGAAATCGTGAACATGATGATGGCGAAGCAGGGCTACAGCGCGAACGCGAAGGTGGTTAAAAACGCCAACGACATGGCCGGCACCCTTCTTAACATCAAGACCTGA